CAACCCAGCTTTTTCAATTGCTCCAGGATAACCCCCCCGTAATTGTGGGTCCAGTCCCAGGCGTGCTTCAGGAATTCCTCCCGGCTGATGGAATCTTTGGAAATTCCTTCGTCCCGAAGTTTGGCAACGACCTTGGCCTCCGTTGCGATGGAGGCGTGGTCCGTACCCGGTACCCAGCACGCATTCTTCCCCATCATCCGGGCCCGGCGCACCAGGACATCTTGGATGGTATTGTTCAACATATGGCCCATATGGAGGACCCCGGTGACATTGGGCGGCGGGATTACCACGGTATAGGGTTCCCGCTCATCCGGGACAGAGCGGAAATATTCGTGCTCCATCCAATAGGTATACCATTGTTTTTCAACCCGTTGCGGGTCGTATTTTGAGGGGATATCCATTATTTTGGTATGGTTTTTGATCTAAGGGGGCGGACGGTTTGCGGAGCGGGGAAAATACCGGGTAATCCGGCCTGCCGCCCGAAAATTGTCAGCAAGATTAAATACGAAACAAAAATAAGTAACGTTAGTAGATAACAAAAGAATTTTGGATGTTCCTGCCTCAATGGCTACATTTGAAGTTCACCCAAAATGAACCACAATGAAAAAAGTAGTAATTCTATTGTTTGTAGGCCTACTGACTTGGAGTGTTTCCGCACAGGAAAAAACTGCAAAGATCGAATTCAAGACAGAAACGGTCGACTACGGTGAGATTGACAAGGGAAGCGACGGCCTCCGCGTATTTGAATTTACGAATACCGGCAATGCACCCCTGGTCATCAGCAAGGTGAGTTCCAGCTGCGGATGTACGATCCCCAAGAAGCCGGAAGCCCCCATCATGCCCGGGAAAACCGGGGAAATCCAGGTAAAATACGACACGAATCGGGTAGGTCCGATCCGCAAGG
This genomic window from Robiginitalea biformata HTCC2501 contains:
- a CDS encoding DUF1573 domain-containing protein, whose protein sequence is MKKVVILLFVGLLTWSVSAQEKTAKIEFKTETVDYGEIDKGSDGLRVFEFTNTGNAPLVISKVSSSCGCTIPKKPEAPIMPGKTGEIQVKYDTNRVGPIRKAITVISNADTPTKILKIKGTVKGVEGK